The following are encoded in a window of Neomicrococcus lactis genomic DNA:
- a CDS encoding RsmB/NOP family class I SAM-dependent RNA methyltransferase, which yields MNYDGAARHDHSSRRNAAGRERNRGFGEQRNFSAAAPSQRKRTADKARLTAFQVLRAVSDQDAYANLVLPRQIRENRLDKQDAGFATELTYGALREQGLYDAVLQLCVDRPLSALDAPVLDALRLGAHQLLSMRVPAHAALDETVSLVRSQIGMGPSGLVNAVLRKVSRQTREEWIQQLTEDVTDESKIFSTTYSHPEWIVRAFRQSLVAHGRDVSELEKLLAADNDAPVVNLVALPGIGDLDEVFKLGGRKGKFVPDSAYYESGDVGRLNSVRAGVVRVQDAGSQAVARALADVELPSGTSDEEWLDLCAGPGGKASLLAALAAQRGAFLTANEPQPHRADLVEDSLGAVPQDAWQVTDMDGRDYGKDQTERLFDRIMVDAPCSGLGALRRRPEARWRKKLTDVAELTVLQSELLDAALKAVRIGGVVAYVTCSPHPAETVAIVEDAIKKHPNLRILDTAAALNSVIMTAPTAPGHTFNSGAASASTWTGNSIQLWPHVNKTDAMFLTLMTVDGPEES from the coding sequence ATGAATTACGACGGCGCAGCTCGCCACGATCACTCGTCTCGCCGAAATGCCGCCGGACGTGAACGAAACCGCGGCTTTGGAGAGCAGCGGAATTTCAGTGCCGCGGCTCCGTCCCAGCGCAAGCGCACCGCTGACAAAGCACGCTTGACGGCGTTTCAGGTGCTGCGTGCTGTCTCGGATCAAGATGCGTACGCGAACCTCGTGTTGCCGCGTCAGATTCGCGAGAACCGTCTGGACAAGCAAGATGCCGGCTTCGCCACGGAACTCACTTATGGTGCGTTGCGCGAGCAAGGCTTGTATGACGCGGTCCTGCAGTTGTGTGTGGATCGTCCGCTCTCGGCGCTCGATGCTCCCGTTCTGGATGCCTTGCGCCTTGGTGCTCACCAGTTGCTGTCCATGCGCGTGCCAGCTCACGCCGCCTTGGACGAGACGGTGTCCTTGGTGCGTTCCCAGATCGGCATGGGTCCTTCGGGTCTCGTCAATGCGGTGCTGCGCAAGGTCTCGCGTCAGACGCGCGAGGAATGGATTCAGCAACTCACCGAGGACGTCACGGACGAATCCAAAATCTTCTCCACCACGTACAGCCACCCTGAATGGATTGTGCGGGCATTCCGCCAGTCCTTGGTGGCGCATGGCCGCGATGTCTCCGAGCTCGAGAAGTTGCTGGCGGCTGACAACGATGCGCCCGTGGTGAACCTCGTGGCTTTGCCAGGCATTGGCGACCTCGACGAGGTCTTCAAGCTCGGTGGCCGCAAGGGAAAGTTTGTGCCGGACTCGGCGTACTACGAATCCGGCGACGTGGGACGTTTGAATTCCGTGCGCGCCGGTGTGGTGCGCGTGCAGGACGCCGGATCTCAGGCCGTGGCGCGTGCGCTTGCGGATGTGGAGTTGCCGTCCGGAACCTCTGACGAAGAGTGGCTTGACCTGTGTGCTGGTCCGGGCGGAAAAGCCTCGCTGCTGGCTGCGCTTGCGGCCCAACGCGGCGCTTTCTTGACCGCGAATGAGCCTCAGCCACACCGTGCCGACCTCGTCGAAGATTCGCTCGGTGCCGTGCCGCAGGACGCGTGGCAGGTTACGGACATGGATGGCCGCGACTACGGCAAGGACCAGACGGAACGTCTCTTTGACCGCATCATGGTTGACGCTCCGTGTAGTGGATTGGGCGCGCTGCGTCGTCGTCCGGAAGCTCGCTGGCGCAAGAAGCTCACCGATGTTGCCGAGCTGACCGTGCTGCAATCTGAGCTCTTGGACGCGGCCCTCAAGGCCGTCCGCATCGGGGGAGTCGTGGCGTACGTGACGTGCTCGCCGCACCCAGCAGAAACGGTGGCCATCGTGGAAGATGCCATCAAGAAACACCCCAACCTGCGAATCTTGGACACCGCTGCCGCTCTCAATAGCGTCATCATGACCGCGCCCACGGCGCCCGGTCACACGTTCAACTCTGGCGCAGCAAGCGCCAGCACGTGGACTGGAAATTCCATTCAGTTGTGGCCGCACGTCAACAAGACGGACGCCATGTTCTTGACCCTCATGACTGTTGACGGACCGGAGGAATCGTGA
- the rpe gene encoding ribulose-phosphate 3-epimerase encodes MTNCAIHPSILSADFARLAQELERISSADAVHVDVMDNHFVPNLTLGLPVVEAIMKATSLPLDIHLMIEDPDRWAPAYADLGADSVTFHAEAAKAPVRLARELRAHGTKSAMALKPATPLEPYLDMLPELDMLLLMTVEPGFGGQPFLDLVIPKIERARKAIDGSGATITLQVDGGITTETIKRAAAAGADNFVAGSSVYGAADAAEAISALRNNAQRKDSVE; translated from the coding sequence GTGACGAACTGCGCCATTCACCCCAGCATCCTCTCCGCGGATTTCGCGCGACTGGCCCAAGAGCTAGAGCGTATCTCCAGCGCTGACGCGGTCCACGTGGATGTCATGGACAACCATTTCGTTCCCAACCTCACGCTGGGCTTGCCCGTGGTTGAGGCCATTATGAAGGCCACCTCGTTGCCGCTGGATATCCACCTCATGATCGAGGATCCGGACCGTTGGGCACCGGCCTACGCGGATCTCGGGGCGGACTCAGTGACCTTCCACGCCGAGGCCGCCAAGGCACCCGTGCGCTTGGCCCGTGAACTTCGCGCGCACGGCACCAAGTCCGCCATGGCACTCAAGCCGGCAACGCCACTTGAGCCGTACTTGGACATGTTGCCCGAGCTAGACATGCTGCTGTTGATGACGGTGGAGCCAGGCTTTGGTGGCCAGCCGTTCTTGGATCTGGTGATTCCTAAGATCGAGCGGGCTCGCAAGGCCATCGACGGCTCCGGCGCCACCATTACGCTTCAAGTTGACGGCGGAATCACCACGGAAACCATCAAGCGCGCTGCCGCCGCTGGTGCGGATAATTTCGTGGCTGGCTCCAGTGTTTACGGCGCCGCAGATGCTGCTGAAGCAATCTCAGCATTACGCAATAATGCGCAACGAAAGGATTCCGTGGAATAA
- the pnuC gene encoding nicotinamide riboside transporter PnuC, which yields MENLRWLIDLFNAYIPVGGSALLVREVIGNIFGLASALGGMRRKVWAWPVGIIGNALLLTVFLGSVFGSDQSANLLGQAGRQIMFIAVSVYGWKRWKDAKNDAGAAVTPQWAGTRARLGMVAFMVIGTVALTPIFTALGSYDPVWADAWTFVGSLLATYGMAKGWVEFWLVWVAVDLVGVPLLFSAGYYATAFMYVFYGVFTLVGFFVWWRAKNNEKPQVETIMPDPTIQRAADRVVNDAS from the coding sequence TTGGAAAATCTGCGGTGGCTCATTGACCTTTTCAATGCATACATTCCCGTTGGTGGCAGCGCCCTATTGGTGCGCGAAGTCATCGGCAACATTTTTGGACTCGCATCAGCCCTCGGCGGCATGCGTCGTAAAGTCTGGGCATGGCCCGTTGGCATCATTGGCAACGCGCTCCTGCTAACCGTTTTCCTTGGCAGCGTCTTCGGCTCGGACCAGTCCGCCAATCTTCTAGGCCAGGCCGGCCGTCAAATCATGTTCATCGCCGTTTCCGTCTACGGGTGGAAACGTTGGAAGGATGCAAAGAACGACGCCGGAGCTGCCGTCACGCCGCAATGGGCCGGGACACGGGCTCGGCTAGGCATGGTTGCTTTCATGGTGATTGGCACTGTTGCCCTCACCCCGATCTTCACCGCGCTGGGTTCTTACGATCCGGTCTGGGCCGATGCGTGGACCTTCGTTGGATCCTTGCTCGCAACATATGGCATGGCCAAGGGGTGGGTGGAATTTTGGCTAGTCTGGGTGGCCGTTGATCTTGTAGGTGTCCCGCTACTCTTCTCTGCGGGCTACTACGCGACAGCCTTTATGTACGTGTTCTACGGCGTCTTTACGCTCGTAGGATTCTTTGTCTGGTGGCGCGCCAAGAACAACGAGAAGCCACAAGTGGAGACGATCATGCCAGATCCCACGATCCAACGAGCAGCTGATCGCGTTGTAAACGACGCATCATGA
- the ribD gene encoding bifunctional diaminohydroxyphosphoribosylaminopyrimidine deaminase/5-amino-6-(5-phosphoribosylamino)uracil reductase RibD, producing the protein MSFSLTDPAVASLLGLSVREAKRGVRGANPLVGAVIADASGQVVATGHHRGAGTPHAEADALSNLAAAQELAARRQNEQTPLDPALANPGPLDPATLTMLVTLEPCNHTGRTGPCSHAIVESGIGRVVYAVPDATDRASGGAAHLVVNGVEVIAGESISEQWVAESGALNARWFRAQREARPFTSLHLAQTLDANIAAVDGTSQWITGDASRQHSHGIRARVDAIIVGTGTILADNPQLTARDAGGELAPRQPLRVAMGHRDVPDTARIRGTGSFEQFHTHDPREVLSELKARGVDHAMIEGGSSIATAFLAADLVDEIWLYQAPKFLGRGRSALDDLGITSLSQALELELDDVDGPAVRQLGNDVLLHLTPRHEDK; encoded by the coding sequence ATGAGTTTCTCGCTGACTGACCCAGCCGTCGCTTCGTTGCTCGGACTGTCCGTTCGGGAAGCGAAGCGTGGTGTGCGCGGTGCCAACCCGCTCGTTGGGGCGGTCATCGCGGATGCATCCGGACAGGTGGTAGCCACTGGTCACCACCGCGGGGCTGGCACGCCTCACGCAGAAGCGGATGCCTTGAGCAATCTCGCCGCCGCTCAGGAACTCGCGGCTCGCCGGCAGAACGAGCAAACGCCGCTAGATCCAGCGCTCGCAAATCCAGGACCACTAGATCCAGCGACGCTCACGATGCTTGTGACGCTCGAACCGTGCAACCACACCGGCCGTACCGGTCCGTGCTCGCACGCGATTGTGGAATCCGGAATCGGTCGGGTTGTTTACGCAGTGCCGGATGCAACTGACCGAGCCTCCGGGGGAGCAGCGCACCTGGTCGTGAATGGCGTCGAGGTGATTGCAGGCGAAAGCATCAGCGAGCAGTGGGTCGCCGAAAGCGGGGCCCTCAATGCTCGATGGTTTCGTGCTCAACGCGAGGCCCGTCCTTTTACGAGCCTGCACTTGGCGCAAACCCTCGATGCGAATATCGCTGCGGTCGATGGCACGAGCCAATGGATTACAGGAGACGCGTCTCGCCAACATAGTCACGGCATTCGTGCTCGGGTGGACGCGATCATCGTGGGAACGGGAACCATCCTCGCCGACAACCCACAGCTCACTGCTCGCGATGCTGGCGGAGAGCTCGCTCCACGCCAACCATTGCGCGTTGCGATGGGCCACCGCGATGTTCCGGACACAGCTCGCATCCGCGGCACCGGCAGCTTTGAGCAGTTTCACACGCACGATCCCCGCGAAGTGCTCTCCGAGCTCAAGGCGCGCGGCGTTGATCACGCCATGATCGAGGGCGGCTCCAGCATTGCCACGGCCTTCCTCGCAGCAGATCTCGTCGATGAAATCTGGCTGTACCAAGCCCCGAAGTTCTTGGGGCGCGGACGGTCAGCTCTTGATGACCTCGGAATTACTTCCCTCAGCCAAGCACTCGAACTAGAGCTTGATGACGTTGATGGCCCGGCCGTTCGTCAACTCGGCAACGATGTGCTCCTTCACCTCACCCCTCGTCACGAAGATAAGTAG
- a CDS encoding riboflavin synthase gives MFTGIVSGTGRVDAVAPVDGSEAVVLTLTVPGHANDLGLGGSIAINGVCLTATTINGDVIDVDVMGETLQHTTIGQLQPGDRVNLERCVPVGGRFDGHVVQGHVDGTGNLLEREDEGNWQRLRFSVPLELARFVARKGSIAIDGISLTVTAVSEATEAQQWFEVGVIPTTLRDTVLGDREIGDAVNLEVDVMAKYAERRASFEALTQAAASSSKSVDAQEGN, from the coding sequence ATGTTTACCGGAATTGTGAGCGGCACCGGCCGCGTGGACGCAGTAGCGCCCGTCGACGGCTCGGAGGCCGTGGTTTTGACCCTGACCGTTCCAGGCCACGCGAATGACTTGGGACTGGGCGGCTCCATCGCCATCAACGGTGTGTGCTTGACCGCCACCACCATCAACGGCGACGTCATTGATGTCGACGTCATGGGGGAGACGCTTCAGCACACCACGATCGGGCAGCTCCAGCCCGGGGACCGCGTCAACCTGGAACGCTGCGTTCCGGTGGGCGGTCGTTTCGACGGTCACGTGGTCCAAGGCCACGTTGACGGAACCGGCAATTTGCTGGAGCGCGAAGATGAAGGCAACTGGCAGCGCTTGCGCTTCTCGGTTCCTCTCGAGCTGGCCCGCTTCGTGGCTCGCAAGGGATCGATCGCCATCGATGGCATTTCCCTGACCGTTACTGCTGTCTCCGAAGCAACGGAAGCACAGCAGTGGTTTGAAGTTGGCGTCATCCCCACCACCCTTCGCGACACCGTACTGGGAGATCGAGAAATCGGCGACGCCGTCAATCTCGAAGTGGACGTCATGGCGAAGTACGCCGAGCGGCGCGCAAGCTTTGAAGCGCTGACGCAAGCTGCGGCGTCGTCCTCAAAATCTGTGGACGCACAGGAGGGCAACTAG
- the ribB gene encoding 3,4-dihydroxy-2-butanone-4-phosphate synthase — MVERQEPIKLDPVEDAIAAIAAGRAVVVVDDEDRENEGDIIFAAAHATHALMAWTIRHTSGVICTPMTGEIADRLELPPMVQINQDAKGTAYTVSCDAAHGVTTGISAADRALTAQVLANASAKPADITRPGHIFPLRAVEGGVLARRGHTEASVDLCALAGVAPVGVIAEIVHDDGEMMRLPALREFADEFEIPLISIEDLVAFRESHGAEEVSCSIDAVVSGGPVVSLPTPHGTFSVQAWVEHRTGIEHFSLSAPVPADLTEDSTTATHVRIHSECLTGDVFGSYRCDCGEQLDAALDLISRKGGTVLYVRGHEGRGIGLANKILAYDLQDRGADTVEANEQLGLPVDARNFDIAAAILHTLKLDRIRLVTNNPAKTEWLTAAGIDVVENVELAIRARAENERYLRTKRERLKHHLADSIFDAPQPGNATVTPNGNL; from the coding sequence GTGGTTGAACGTCAAGAACCCATCAAGCTGGATCCGGTAGAGGACGCCATCGCGGCCATCGCTGCAGGGCGCGCCGTAGTAGTCGTCGATGACGAGGACCGCGAAAACGAGGGCGACATCATTTTTGCTGCTGCCCACGCAACGCATGCGCTCATGGCCTGGACCATCCGCCACACATCCGGCGTGATCTGCACGCCGATGACTGGTGAAATCGCGGACCGCCTCGAACTGCCGCCCATGGTGCAGATCAACCAAGACGCGAAAGGCACTGCCTACACCGTCTCGTGCGACGCCGCCCATGGCGTCACCACCGGCATTAGCGCCGCCGACCGCGCGCTGACGGCGCAGGTGCTCGCGAACGCTTCCGCCAAGCCGGCGGACATCACGCGACCGGGTCACATCTTCCCGTTGCGTGCCGTGGAAGGTGGCGTGCTCGCTCGCCGCGGACACACGGAAGCCTCGGTGGATTTGTGCGCGCTCGCAGGCGTTGCGCCCGTGGGCGTCATCGCGGAGATCGTCCACGACGACGGCGAAATGATGCGCTTGCCGGCTCTTCGCGAGTTCGCGGATGAGTTCGAAATCCCGCTCATCAGCATTGAGGATCTTGTAGCCTTCCGCGAAAGCCATGGCGCCGAGGAAGTTTCTTGCTCTATTGATGCCGTCGTCAGTGGCGGACCCGTGGTATCGCTGCCCACGCCGCACGGAACCTTCAGTGTGCAAGCTTGGGTAGAGCACCGTACCGGGATCGAACATTTCTCGCTCTCGGCTCCCGTTCCGGCGGACCTGACGGAAGACAGTACGACGGCGACGCACGTTCGCATTCACTCGGAGTGCTTGACCGGCGACGTGTTCGGTTCTTATCGCTGCGATTGCGGCGAGCAGCTCGACGCCGCTCTCGATCTTATCTCGCGCAAGGGCGGAACCGTTCTGTATGTGCGTGGCCATGAGGGCCGCGGCATTGGGCTGGCAAACAAGATTCTTGCATATGACCTGCAGGATCGTGGCGCAGACACCGTGGAAGCGAACGAACAACTGGGACTTCCCGTGGACGCCCGCAACTTCGATATTGCCGCGGCGATTCTTCACACGCTCAAGTTGGATCGCATCCGCTTGGTCACCAACAACCCGGCGAAAACCGAGTGGCTCACCGCCGCAGGAATCGACGTGGTGGAAAACGTGGAGTTGGCTATCCGAGCCCGCGCGGAAAACGAGCGCTACCTGCGCACTAAGCGCGAACGCTTGAAGCACCACTTGGCGGACAGCATTTTTGATGCGCCGCAGCCTGGCAATGCGACAGTCACGCCCAACGGCAACCTTTAG
- the ribH gene encoding 6,7-dimethyl-8-ribityllumazine synthase, with protein sequence MSGHGAPEANKNQLAKAGKLGLKVAIIASSWHTQVMDGLIDGAQRAAKDAGLRADLIRVPGSFELPVAASRLAPHYDAIVALGVVIRGGTPHFDFVCHGATNGLMDVAVQTGKPVGFGLLTCDTEAQAIDRAGLEGSAEDKGYEATAAALETAVVLKSTLAGK encoded by the coding sequence ATGAGCGGTCACGGAGCTCCCGAAGCAAATAAGAATCAGCTTGCCAAAGCAGGAAAGCTGGGCCTCAAAGTCGCCATCATTGCCTCGAGCTGGCACACCCAAGTCATGGACGGACTGATCGACGGCGCTCAGCGTGCCGCCAAGGACGCTGGGCTTCGCGCGGACCTTATTCGAGTTCCGGGTTCTTTCGAGCTGCCTGTTGCGGCATCCCGTTTGGCTCCGCATTACGACGCGATCGTCGCATTGGGCGTAGTCATTCGTGGCGGTACTCCGCACTTCGACTTCGTGTGCCACGGCGCCACCAACGGCTTGATGGACGTCGCCGTGCAAACCGGCAAGCCGGTCGGCTTTGGCCTACTCACGTGCGATACCGAAGCGCAGGCCATCGATCGTGCGGGCCTCGAGGGCTCTGCCGAGGATAAGGGATACGAGGCGACGGCAGCCGCGCTAGAGACCGCCGTCGTACTCAAAAGTACGCTTGCGGGCAAGTGA
- a CDS encoding phosphoribosyl-ATP diphosphatase, whose amino-acid sequence MKTFDSLFEELTAKAAERPEGSGTVKQLDAGVHAIGKKVVEEAAEVWMAAEYQSNDEAAEEISQLLYHVQVMMIAKGLSLSDVYKHL is encoded by the coding sequence GTGAAAACCTTTGACTCCCTGTTTGAAGAGCTGACTGCTAAAGCTGCCGAGCGCCCTGAGGGCTCCGGCACCGTCAAACAACTGGATGCGGGAGTCCATGCGATCGGCAAGAAGGTTGTAGAAGAAGCCGCTGAAGTGTGGATGGCCGCGGAATACCAGAGCAACGACGAAGCTGCTGAAGAGATTTCGCAGTTGCTGTACCACGTACAGGTCATGATGATCGCTAAGGGACTCTCCCTAAGCGACGTTTACAAGCATCTGTAA
- the hisG gene encoding ATP phosphoribosyltransferase → MLRIAVPNKGALSEAAQKMLTESGYRQRRDNRELVMEDPENGVEFFYLRPRDIAVYVGKGILDIGITGRDLLMDSGASQDAEEIMQLGLGVSTFRFAAPVGTFTDVNQLQGKRIATSYDNLLRGYLEKTGVNASIVRLDGAIESSVRLGVADAIADVVETGSTLRAAGMETFGDPILRSEAVLIGRKNHQPAGLEVLKRRLQGVLVARRYVMLDYDVPTELVEKATALTPGLESPTISPLHDAKWMAVRAMVRQQETNRIMDDLYDIGARAILVSQIHACRI, encoded by the coding sequence ATGTTGAGAATCGCTGTTCCAAACAAGGGCGCCCTGTCTGAGGCTGCCCAGAAAATGCTCACCGAGTCCGGTTACCGCCAGCGTCGCGACAACCGTGAACTCGTCATGGAAGACCCAGAAAACGGTGTGGAGTTCTTTTACCTCCGCCCCCGTGACATCGCCGTGTACGTCGGTAAAGGCATCTTGGATATTGGCATCACGGGCCGTGACTTGCTCATGGACTCCGGTGCCAGCCAAGATGCTGAAGAGATCATGCAGTTGGGCCTCGGTGTCTCGACGTTCCGTTTCGCCGCTCCGGTAGGGACGTTCACCGACGTCAACCAGCTCCAGGGCAAGCGCATTGCCACGAGCTATGACAACCTGTTGCGCGGGTACCTCGAGAAGACCGGCGTGAATGCCAGCATCGTTCGTTTGGACGGCGCCATTGAGTCTTCGGTACGCCTTGGCGTGGCAGACGCGATCGCCGACGTGGTGGAGACCGGAAGCACCTTGCGTGCGGCCGGCATGGAAACCTTCGGTGACCCGATCCTGCGTTCCGAAGCCGTGTTGATTGGCCGGAAGAACCACCAGCCAGCTGGCCTCGAAGTGCTCAAGCGCCGACTTCAGGGCGTCTTGGTAGCTCGCCGCTACGTCATGCTGGACTACGACGTTCCCACCGAACTCGTGGAGAAGGCCACCGCGCTCACGCCAGGTCTTGAATCCCCAACGATTTCACCATTGCACGATGCCAAGTGGATGGCTGTGCGCGCGATGGTGCGCCAGCAGGAAACGAACCGCATCATGGATGACCTCTATGACATCGGTGCGCGCGCTATCTTGGTGAGCCAGATCCACGCTTGCCGAATCTAA
- the hisF gene encoding imidazole glycerol phosphate synthase subunit HisF produces the protein MSVAIRVIPCLDVDEGRVVKGVNFEGLRDAGDPLELAKRYNEAGADELTFLDVTASSGNRETTFDVVRRTAEQVFIPLTVGGGVRTVEDVDRLLREGADKASINTAAVNRPEVINEITQRFGSQVLVLSLDARRTDNPDVASGFEVTTHGGRKGTGMCAVQWAKDAAERGVGEILLNSIDADGTKDGFDLEMIRAVRAAVHVPIIASGGAGAPEHFPPAIEAGADAVLAASIFHFGPVDMIAQVKEAIRAHGYPVR, from the coding sequence ATGAGCGTCGCTATTCGAGTGATCCCGTGCCTCGACGTTGACGAGGGACGCGTGGTCAAGGGCGTCAACTTTGAAGGTCTCCGGGATGCCGGTGATCCGCTGGAACTGGCCAAGCGATACAACGAAGCCGGTGCGGATGAACTCACGTTCCTCGACGTCACGGCTTCTAGCGGAAACCGCGAAACCACCTTTGACGTAGTGCGCCGCACCGCCGAGCAGGTCTTCATTCCGTTGACCGTGGGCGGCGGTGTGCGCACTGTTGAAGATGTGGACCGTCTCTTACGCGAAGGCGCTGACAAGGCGTCCATCAACACGGCAGCCGTGAATCGCCCTGAAGTGATCAATGAGATTACTCAGCGTTTTGGTTCTCAGGTGTTGGTGCTCTCGCTGGATGCGCGGCGGACGGATAACCCGGATGTTGCGTCTGGTTTTGAAGTCACGACGCACGGTGGCCGCAAGGGCACCGGCATGTGCGCGGTGCAGTGGGCGAAGGACGCCGCTGAGCGCGGTGTTGGTGAGATCTTGCTGAACTCGATTGATGCTGATGGCACCAAGGACGGCTTTGATCTGGAAATGATCCGCGCTGTTCGCGCTGCCGTCCACGTCCCGATCATCGCATCAGGCGGCGCGGGCGCTCCAGAGCATTTCCCGCCAGCCATCGAGGCTGGAGCGGATGCTGTGTTGGCCGCATCGATTTTCCACTTTGGGCCCGTCGATATGATCGCTCAGGTTAAAGAGGCAATCCGCGCGCACGGCTATCCTGTTCGTTAA
- a CDS encoding TIGR03085 family metal-binding protein: MHYVETSREALADVLVSVGPDADTLCEGWKSRHLSAHLLIRENSALSAGIFLPLLRGPMENRLEQLADAAQDLSVYLELVDRFRAGPIKFSPFRIRQVNRTANLLEYFVHTEDVRRARSRWAPRHLDEDYVEALWSDLTHRAKFMYAKSPVGVILVRRDGTRFVAKRAANSVAVIGHVGELVMHSHGRQSHALVTLEGSPESIKILTGLANPLD, translated from the coding sequence ATGCATTACGTTGAAACTTCTCGAGAGGCACTCGCCGATGTTCTGGTCTCTGTAGGGCCAGATGCAGACACTTTGTGTGAAGGTTGGAAGTCCCGCCATCTATCGGCTCACCTTCTCATTCGTGAGAACTCGGCCTTGTCCGCGGGCATTTTCCTCCCCCTCTTGCGGGGTCCCATGGAGAACCGGCTCGAGCAGCTTGCAGACGCTGCTCAGGATCTCTCGGTCTATCTGGAACTGGTGGATCGATTCCGCGCAGGTCCCATAAAGTTTTCGCCCTTCCGCATTCGTCAGGTCAACCGCACCGCCAACTTGCTCGAGTACTTCGTGCACACGGAAGACGTGCGCCGCGCTCGGAGCCGCTGGGCGCCCCGTCACCTCGATGAAGATTACGTTGAAGCGCTCTGGAGTGACCTCACACACCGAGCCAAGTTCATGTACGCAAAGAGCCCGGTCGGCGTAATTTTGGTGCGCCGCGACGGCACACGATTCGTGGCCAAGCGAGCAGCTAATTCAGTAGCAGTCATCGGCCACGTTGGTGAATTGGTCATGCATTCTCATGGCCGCCAGTCTCACGCGCTTGTGACGCTTGAGGGCTCCCCTGAGTCCATCAAGATCCTCACGGGTCTCGCGAATCCGCTGGACTAG
- the hisI gene encoding phosphoribosyl-AMP cyclohydrolase — protein MSENLQDVLDPNLAEKLVFNEAGLIPAIVQQHDTLEVLMMGWMDDVALARTLTTGRVWFYSRSRREYWRKGDTSGHVQYVKSAAIDCDSDVLLIKVHQVGVACHTGTRTCFTGRELPVVVGNENEDAKETK, from the coding sequence GTGTCTGAAAACCTCCAAGACGTTCTTGACCCCAACCTTGCAGAGAAGCTGGTTTTCAATGAGGCAGGCCTCATTCCAGCAATTGTGCAGCAGCATGACACCCTTGAAGTGCTCATGATGGGTTGGATGGATGACGTGGCCCTTGCCCGCACCCTGACCACCGGTCGCGTCTGGTTCTACTCGCGTTCGCGCCGTGAGTATTGGCGCAAGGGAGACACCTCAGGCCACGTGCAATACGTGAAGTCTGCCGCGATTGACTGCGATTCAGACGTGTTGCTCATCAAGGTTCACCAAGTGGGCGTTGCGTGCCACACCGGCACCAGGACGTGCTTCACCGGTCGAGAGCTCCCGGTGGTAGTCGGTAACGAAAACGAAGACGCGAAGGAAACGAAGTAA